Proteins co-encoded in one Astyanax mexicanus isolate ESR-SI-001 chromosome 1, AstMex3_surface, whole genome shotgun sequence genomic window:
- the cited2 gene encoding cbp/p300-interacting transactivator 2 → MVDRMMAMNHGRFPEAVNGLHQHHHPHPQQQQQQRRMGMGQFSSPLQPQQQQHGYSNGMLEPMHYSSGAGSHGLRHPGGSVAVPARFASQFVATGGQGQLAASMQLQKLNTQYYTQHHPHHHPQQPQPQPQQHLLHYPHELQGGFRDGGARLGAAGREPPQLPAAHSVIDTDLIDEEVLMALVVEMGLDRIKELPELWLGQNEFDFMTDFVCKQQPSRVSC, encoded by the coding sequence ATGGTCGACCGCATGATGGCTATGAACCATGGCCGATTCCCTGAAGCCGTGAACGGTCTCCACCAGCACCATCACCCCcacccgcagcagcagcagcagcagcgcaggaTGGGCATGGGGCAGTTCTCCAGCCCCctccagccgcagcagcagcagcacggctACAGTAACGGCATGCTGGAGCCCATGCACTACAGCAGCGGCGCTGGAAGCCACGGGCTCCGGCACCCGGGCGGCAGCGTGGCGGTTCCCGCGCGCTTCGCCTCTCAGTTCGTGGCCACCGGCGGTCAGGGGCAGCTGGCGGCGAGCATGCAGCTGCAGAAGCTGAACACACAGTACTACACCCAGCACCACCCGCACCACCACCCGCAGCAGCCCCAGCCCCAACCCCAGCAGCACCTCCTCCACTACCCGCACGAGCTGCAGGGCGGGTTCCGGGACGGCGGGGCCAGGCTCGGGGCGGCGGGCAGGGAGCCCCCGCAGCTCCCCGCCGCGCACAGCGTCATCGACACGGACCTGATCGACGAGGAGGTGCTGATGGCGCTGGTGGTGGAGATGGGACTGGACAGGATAAAGGAGCTGCCCGAGCTGTGGCTGGGCCAGAACGAGTTCGACTTCATGACGGACTTTGTGTGCAAACAGCAGCCCAGCCGAGTCAGCTGCTAA